AACTCGATATCAAATCAAATACTTATCATTCCATAACAACTTTTGCTCCAATAGCTTTCATCTTGTCAATTATTTGTTCCGCTTCTTTCTTTGATACTCCCTTCTTGAAAACAGCAGGAGTCTTCTCAACTAAGTCTTTCGCTTCCTTGAGTCCCAAATCAGTAGAACTGCGGACCTCTTTGATTATCTTTATCTTTTGAGCTGACTCGTATGACTCTAGTTTAAGTTCAAAAGCAGTTTTCTCCGGTTTCTTTTCCTCCTTAGCTGCTTCTGGTCCCTTCATAGCTGCTGCAAATCCAGCAGCCCCTGCCTTCATAACTCCAACTGTTGGTCGCTCTGTCATGCCTAACCTCTTCATAATAATCGAAGACACTTCTGCAACTTCGACCAGGGTAAGTCCTGATACTTCATCAACGAGCCTCCATACCCTTTCTGATGGAGGACTACGATGCTCAGTAGGATCAAAAGTCACAGGATCATAATCTGCTGGAAGCTTTCTCTGGTTAATCTCTACTTGCTGAGAGAAACGTCGAGTAAAAACAGTTGAGGTAACAAAACAGGAGTCAGCCACATTGGATCGAACAGATCGTTTGAAGAGTACAGCATGCAAATGCTGCCTCAGTCGCGAAAACatcaaattcatttttgaaTTCTCGTAACCATCTACTGATTCCTCTGAAAGATCAATCAACAACCTGCAAAAAACAAAAACGCAACTGTATAAGATctatagtataaaataaatgGTACTCCAAACGCTCTTTGTTTGGTTTCCAAAGGAGAGCCAAACCAAGTTCCTTTTAAGAAGCAACCTCTCCCTTCCCCTGTGAGTTCACCCCTCGGTCTAATGTCTTAACAACCTTTAAGCGCCTCTCCCAGCAGACTCGACATTCAACACCAATCATTACGGTGCAAGATAACATGAAACTCTTAACTCCATTTCTAAATAATGTAGTGACAGCACTTGGGATCataaaagatgaataaaaaaGTTTCAGGTGTGAATGAGAAGCAAGTGTACAAGTGTATATATTATGCAAAACTTCAATGCTTTCATAAATATTAGAATATAtatcaagaagaagaagattatgGAAGCTCTAATTCCACTTCCTAATTATATAGTGACAACACTTGCACCAAGAaagcttaaataaaaagttacaGACATGAATGAGAAGCAAGTTAACAAGTGCCTCAGTTCAATTCCAATCAAACACAAGAACACTAAATGATTTCTTTTCATGTGTCAAAGTTTTGACAGACAGAATTACCCAATATATATACTGGTGTGAGGTAGCATGTCCCGTTGAATTAGTCGATGGACACATAACCTAAACCTGACAccataatttgtttttaatcgagtaaatatattttcatccaTAAAATAACCACAACGGGCGTATACAAGAGATATACCAAAAGGTACAGAATTTACAAAAAGATATGATTCTCTACAAACTCCACCCAATCGTCTATACAACAAGGGACTTTCTATGAGCACCACAACAAGGGACTTTCTATGAGcaccaaaagaaaacaagaGAACAGATTCTACTCCTCGATTGAGAAAAACTCGACTCTACACCTTCAAAAGCTCTCCTATTTCTCTCTCCAAACAACACACATTCGCGCAAGTGAAATCATATTCCAAGCTCTTCCAACTGAACATCAAACTCTCTCATAGTGATTGGCATTGCCCGGATGCCataattatcaaaagaaaaaagctAACAAGTGCATAACTGTATGTGCTAATGCACAGCTCTAAAGCTTATTACAATAATAAACAGTGTACATACCAATTTACCACCAAATCACACCCAAACGCAGAGACAAAGAGCATCAGATCCTTAACCAATTGATACAACATATTTTAAGCATAAATTGATTCAAttcattttccatggaaaaaaaaaacaacagaTCAAAGAAAAATGATGAAGCTCACCTGAGTACGGCGAGGACCACGGCGAGTGGCGGCAACCGGCGACTGAGATGTGAACTGTAAAGACTAGGCTTTGTTTCGGAAAATGGAACTTTGGGCTGTCGGTAAGCAAATTGGGCTCAAAGAGCCCCAATTCTAACAGGGGTAGATAAGCCCACAACACATTTTCTCTCACACACACAAAGATTTcgtctttcttttgtttttttggctTTTTGCTCTTTCTTTCACAGTCTTCACTTTCCATACCATTCCTTTCTTATTCTGTCAACAGTATCAACCATCATCATCAGGATTTCAACCATCCTTCAGGTactgtccgaacttcaagacccacaaccccttttgtctatttttgtttgattttcctttttggtGTTGGTTATAACATCCAATTTGTTATAAAGTTTTGAGCTTTATTAGTTGGGTTTCTGTGGGACTGTCTTAACTTCAAGAATCACAACCCCTTTTGTCAATTTTTGTTTGAGTTTCCTTTTTGGGTGTTGGTTATATCATCCAATTTGTTATGAAGTTTTGAGCTTTTTTAGTTGGGTTTCTGTGGGACTGTCTTAACTTCAAGAATTCACACCCTTTTTGGCCTTTTGATGATTGAATTTGTcccttttcttgatttttgtttagttttccTTTTTGGGTGTTCTTTATTGCATTCAGTTTCTTATCAAGTTTTGAGCTTTTAGTAGTTGTTGTCACGGGTTGGGGGTGTATTCAATTGTTTAAAGTACTGATCTTTACTTGTTAAGCTTTCTTAATTTGGAGATTACTGATCTAACAGTGTAAATACAAGTGAGCTGGAAAAGTTCTTGAATTCATTCTCTTTTACAATATCAAGTTGAAATTTATGTAGCTAAAGTTGaagatgaaattatatttagttataccttttacaagaatataacataatatttatGCTTAAATGCATTTCAATACAACTTTAAAGGCAAAAATGAgtggaaaaatatattataaggtTTTTTCCAATTTATGTTAGTAAATTTAAGTGATCagatttattaatatttttttgttttttcattcgTTATTCAGCATGTGTATTGAAGTTCAACTATTTGGAATTCACTTTCCATTCAGGAAGTAAAAACTTTTTCACTTTCAGGCTCGAGCTAGATGTTCGGGTAAGGGAGGAGAAGCCACCGGAATTGCTTTGCCGTAGACAATATTTGACATATTTGTTCTACTTTTggtattttttatatcttcttaaTCAAGCGCCGGGAAGAAAATTGCTGAATCCGAGCTGTTGCTACTTGCTTCGCTGTTCcggtaactttttttttttttttttgtaattataaaaatttgaacCTGATTGTCTCTATTGGTTTCAATTGCACAGATTTTACTTGGTTTTGTGATTGCTAACATATAGAATTGATGTTTAGTAGGAATAAAATTTAGGGCATAACTGACCTTTACACAACCTTCTTCTTGGGGGATTGTTGGAGCAACGATAAGGTTGTCTTTGTATTTGACCTACAGATCACAAGTTTGATGCCAAATAAGTACCCTTTGTTAAGAAAGgtagaaatttttaaaattttttagttttcGTCCGTTAGAAATAGGGATATTTTTAGCAAGTGTTTTTTTGTTTGGGAAGTATACAATAACAATATATCCCGTGAAATTCCCAAGTGAGGTCTAGGGAGGGTAGAATGTATGCTGACCTTTATTACTATCTTGTAGAGGTAGAGGTTGTTTCTGAAGGACCATCGGCTCAAGTGCAATGAATCCAGGTATAGAAAAAGGAGACAATGTAGAGAATATAGCAAATAACAAGGAACAATGCAAAAGTACAATAAATAATCATGTGATAATGAAACACCATAAGCAACAATGATACAAGTGAAAACACAATGTGAAGTACAgtataatcccacaagtgaAGTTTGGGGAGGGTTGGGTGATGTACACAACTTTACATTTCTTGATTGTAActtcgtaaaaaaaaaaactagttttggttaaaaaaatattcctgATATTAGATTTAGTTTCTTTGGAATATTTCTgatctttttttcctttagttTCTTGAGAATATTTCTGATTTAGATTCACAGCATAGAGTGCCCGTTTCTTAAGTAAGATCGAATCTTATGAATTGAAGGTTTTAACCTCCTTGAATTGACCTGGTGTTACTTGACTAAATAATTGGTGCTTTAATGCAGAGGATTCAATCAATGACCCATACAATAAATTAGAATGACAGAGAAGATCCAAAGGTGCTGCGAGGTTTGTGGCAATCTATCCTTTGACGATGGCGGTGATGGGTTCTTCTATTGCACTCGTTGCGGCTCTCAAGCAGTTGACATCATGGACACGGGTGTTGATGATGATGACTTATTCAACGTAGATGGGGGTATGTACTCTACTAGTCAGCGCCGTCAATATTGCCAGGTCATTCAACCTGTACCCATATCTCAGGTACAACTCTCTCAGCATTTAGAGACGTTGAAAACCTTTGATGACTACGACGAGCATAATGGAGATGATGGAGTTGGGCCTGCAGTGCCTAGTGATTTTGGATCATCTCAAATTTCTCTGACTTACACAGACTATTATTCAGAGATCCGGTTGAGGTATGTTATGGGGTTACAAGCTATGATCCAAATGCAGTGCAAGACTCTGGTGGAGAAATTTAACGTAAGCCCCCTGATTGTCGGGCTTGCTGGGCCTATTTGGTTAAGACTATTGGCACATGAAAACGTGTTGAGTGATGAGTGGGCAGACGATGTCATCCATGAATCAGAGTCTCAAACTCAAGGTATCATTTTGATTATCTTTATATACACAAGGATGGAAATCGAGATATTTTCATGTTCTTGCTTCTCTAGGATTTGTTTACAATCATTAGTTAGAAGCTGAAGactaatcaattattttttagcCTAACATTGCACGTTCGACTACTATGCTTGTTGTCACTTGCATTCTTTTGAAACACTACTTGTAAAGTGCAAGACTAGTAATTAAGCATATCAACTTGGTTTCTAATGGGCAATCTTGTGTAACgaaaatgaaatttcttctaGGATGTTGGTCCTTCGCTTTTGGTCTAATTTGTATAGCATGAAGGAAAAGATGTTCTGTCCTCTTTTATCTTTGGTTCATGGTAGGTGgctatattttatgaaaaacttCTGAATCATATATCTGGCTGTCTGGCAAAGTGGGTTTGTTAAGTTTTCTACATGTCTTCAGTGAGAGAAATCAGTTGGTGTGAAACTCTTTGATATTATGCAGGTTGAATTCCCTTTCTGTATTCACCTTTCCCTTTTAGAACCTAATTCCAGTATTTATTTCAGGGGAAATAGAACTTTCTCAGCCGACTGGCAGCCAGAAAACAGAACCTCGCAATTTAAATGGAAAACGGGCAGTAACCATATGGCATAAATCTTTGAGAAACTTGATTCCATTACCTTGTTCTCTGGCGATCTCTTTTCTTGTCTGTCACGTGGCAAGGGAAGCTATCTTGCCAACAGACATATTGAAGTGGACGTTGGAAGGAAAGCTCCCATATTTTGCTGCTTTTCTTGAAATAGAGAAGCAGTTGGGACCTCCTCCAAGGTCCTGCCCTATCAGTACCAGTCGTATGTTCAGGCCTATCAGAACTGTCACCTTGCAAAAGTTAGAGTCCCTAGCTGCCTCCATTGCCAGGAAAATAGGCTTGGAATTGCCTTCAGTGAACTTCCATGCTATAGCTGCCCGTTATCTCAAAAATTTATCGCTTCCTGTTGAGAAAATTCTTCCTCGGGCATGCCAAGTGTATGAGTGGTCTATGCCTCCAGAGTTGTATTTATCAGATAATGACTCCAGGCTGCCTTCTCGTGTTTGCGTGATGTCTATACTGATTGTGACAATGAGGATTCTTTATGACCTGAATGGTGGAAAATGGGAACTGATTTCATCTTGTTCGAATAATTTAGTGTCTGCTGTTGAGAATGGAGCTGGAGAATGTGGTTTCAGTTGCAATGCAAGTGGTGCTGTTGCCGAGGAAGACTCTGCTTCACGTGATTCAGATCATCATGATAGTTCATCAGCTTTGAGTGAAAAATCTAATTCTGATGCTTTGAAACTCTTGAAGATTCTTGAAGAAAAATACAGTGAGCTCAGTGATTCATATGGTAATTGCAAGGCATTCCGTTGATTTTTGGATACGTGTAGATATAGCATGGGGTTATAAGTTGCACCGCTTTGTTACTTGTTGGAAttgtgctttttttttcttgttacttgtttgagttatgtttcttttcttgtttgacagatttttcaaaagatttacaATCATATCTGCTGTACTGCAAAAATGTGGTTTTCGCTGGACTAGAACCTGCTTACGACGATCATGAAGAAGAAAAGCTAATAGAAGACTTTTGGAATTTCTATCAAAGCCGTAAGGTATATTACTTTCCCCGTGATTAAGGTTGACTGATACGATCTTGTACCCTCATCCATTAAACCTTGTCAATATGTGATAGGATGGTTGTACCTGTCAACAACCTTCAAAACTCACGACGTCTTTCCTTACTGATATATCTGCATAAAAGTTAGTTTTGCTCTGTTGGACATCTTCAACATGGATAATTAAGGGGAAatctatatatttgttttatacaTCAAGGCTATTCTCTTTTAACTGTTTCTTATTCACAGTTGGAATTTGTTGTGTACTAGTACTAGTTCTGTCAAACATCTCAGAATACTAGTTTGGACGTATGTTGGCTAAGGATATGTTCATTATTTGCTTATTTAGAGAACACCTACCAACTGAAGACTCAACCTGAGACCACATCGAGCTGATTTGTTTTCTTGGTAGGAAAGTGAATTACGGGATTCTTTTAAAAATCACTAaggtagatttttatttttattttggtttacTGTAGATTTTCATTCATAACCAGAATTGTACGATTACAACCAGAGCAGTATTGGACTACCTGCTCACTCCTCAATCTATCAATCTACTAATCTATCATTAAACAATACAAGTAACTTATCTATATCAGTGATACATTCCAGCTATAGTATATGCTGACACTAAGGATAGGCTTTAAGTTGTTGTAGTGTAGTATGCCACTTTACCCTGTTCTTTCTCTCGATGTGCATATGCATCATGATTTCCTTCAGCACTTCATCAGCTCTCATGCTTCGATTCTGAAATCTGATCTTGTTCCTTTCTCTCCATATAACATACACTATCAGACCAATCACACTGCTTACAATTTCAGCTCGTCCTGCCTTCTGTTTTGCCATCATAATACCCACCGTAGTTCAGTCTCGGAATCTTGAATAACTCTGTGAAACCTCAGCCATCTACTCCATAATGCCTTTGTCACCTGACATTCAAAGAAGAGATGACTAAAGTAGATTTTATATCAAAAGAGAGGATTAAACCAGTGCATTGAATTAGAATTACAGAAATGTGCTTAGATTCTGTCTGAGCCTGGAAGGATAGTCTATGAGTTTTACTAACAAGCTAGGATCATTTTACTGGCCTCACATTGCACCACCAGTAGTTGTTCTGTAAACACCTGAACTTTACAAAAGGTAAGGATTGTATTTATCCTCAAAACATATATGGTTTCTCTCAGGCCCTACTGTCTACAAGATGCACAGTGGAATGACATTACATTTCTTCGACGCACATGACTCTTCAACGGAGTCTACTTCCATAGTTGCTTGAGCACAACCACCTTGCGTCCCAATCTTCTCAGCCTTCTTTGGCAAGGATTAGGAAGATACCTCTAGAAAGTTGCCGATTCTTATTCTTTGGTGGACTTCTCTTCCATGCTTTCTGTTGGTTAAACAACCAATTAACCCATTTTTTATGAGCGCTACCAGCTGTTAAGCGTGTCTTTTACATTTTCAGGCATCACCTACATAATCCCGAATTGATTGAAATCAATTATGAGATATTGAGTTAACACACTAAATAATGTTTAACCACCTAAAGAAACCTAAATATGGAGTTTTGGTGAAGTAACATGATTTGCAGTTAGTGTACTTATTAACTAGCTCTGCCTGCATCAATA
The DNA window shown above is from Solanum lycopersicum chromosome 11, SLM_r2.1 and carries:
- the LOC101254759 gene encoding TATA box-binding protein-associated factor RNA polymerase I subunit B, which codes for MTEKIQRCCEVCGNLSFDDGGDGFFYCTRCGSQAVDIMDTGVDDDDLFNVDGGMYSTSQRRQYCQVIQPVPISQVQLSQHLETLKTFDDYDEHNGDDGVGPAVPSDFGSSQISLTYTDYYSEIRLRYVMGLQAMIQMQCKTLVEKFNVSPLIVGLAGPIWLRLLAHENVLSDEWADDVIHESESQTQGEIELSQPTGSQKTEPRNLNGKRAVTIWHKSLRNLIPLPCSLAISFLVCHVAREAILPTDILKWTLEGKLPYFAAFLEIEKQLGPPPRSCPISTSRMFRPIRTVTLQKLESLAASIARKIGLELPSVNFHAIAARYLKNLSLPVEKILPRACQVYEWSMPPELYLSDNDSRLPSRVCVMSILIVTMRILYDLNGGKWELISSCSNNLVSAVENGAGECGFSCNASGAVAEEDSASRDSDHHDSSSALSEKSNSDALKLLKILEEKYSELSDSYDFSKDLQSYLLYCKNVVFAGLEPAYDDHEEEKLIEDFWNFYQSRKAAKASEDGKTDSHTCNHFHHSGSRHGSSSTTKENENFRDNDDSNAALRQLKADMKENRFVYIPPRKNVKKIDGYIRYARKKDGAYLYAVHADYYILLRSCAKVAQVDVRTMHVGVLAFEKRLEMLERRIGFCLCKRIPDDFCEFCRD
- the LOC101255363 gene encoding uncharacterized protein, which produces MNLMFSRLRQHLHAVLFKRSVRSNVADSCFVTSTVFTRRFSQQVEINQRKLPADYDPVTFDPTEHRSPPSERVWRLVDEVSGLTLVEVAEVSSIIMKRLGMTERPTVGVMKAGAAGFAAAMKGPEAAKEEKKPEKTAFELKLESYESAQKIKIIKEVRSSTDLGLKEAKDLVEKTPAVFKKGVSKKEAEQIIDKMKAIGAKVVME